The window AACAATATGACTGAAGGCTTTTTACATGGACTGCAGTAAGGTGGGCTGGACCTTGTGCCATTTGGACAAGAGGAAGGATTCTCAGAATTGAGGTCCCTCCTTCTTCAGGTTCTTGTAGTCCGTGCCTATGGCCACAAACTGGGGAAGACAATATGGCAGGATTTACGTAATCCAGGACATAAAAATAAGAATGAATAGAAAGAAAAGGTGGCACCATTCAAGTCAAttatggcataatgggtggactcgCAGCAGTTTTGAGCGTACCCATGCCAGGAAGTAAAATCAGAACGTTTACCCTTCaatctgtgctgtgatttgtCAACTCAACTAACATGATTAAAAATACATTCAGTTAGGATCATTTGAATGAACAGTCTACATTACCATGGCAATCCAGCATCAGTTGATAGAACATTCCAAAATCTCAATGAAATTATTGTATCAAAATACCTggcagccattgcgagtgtacccatgagtttaccagtcaaatgcCATGGTTAGAGCTTCCAAGTCTGTTCTATTCATTTTCATGTCTATGATCCAGGCAAGCACAGTAATGCTCTTGGCTACTTATATTGATCAAAAATATATTATTGACTGGTACTATTGATAGGCTGATAGTGTAATAGTAACGCCTGTTGTCACATGCAACAAGAATCGTTTAAGATAGTGATTCATTCACTTTGTGGAGCTAAAGTGTGCTCGAGTGTTAACACTACGGTACCTTGTACTGGTAGGTAGGGTCAAGTTGATTCCAGGGCTCAGGGTTGTTCTTCTTGTTCCAGCTGTCAAGTGACAAAATAGTCAAAGCAGGCCGAAGTAGGACAGATACAAACGGGATCAGAGGGAACTGTATTAGTCTGCCTGCGAGCAACTAATCATTAGCCAGGCATAGTTTTCAAACACTTACAACAGTGGTATAGGCCTTTAGTAGTAAATTGGAAATTGATGCCCTAGAACTGCACAAGAGGTGGGATTACCAAGAGCAGTCAATCATGAACAGATTTAGCCTAGGCTTTACGATGCAAAAGGGGATCCACTACTTCGTTTTGATTTGATAGTATTAAGAAATTGATTAACCAATATTGAGACAAAAGAGAATGAGAGTAAGGGTGAATGAGTCTTACTTTACATGGGGCCCATTTGCAAGACGGAACAAGTACATAGAGGCTCCTCCTATTCCCAACAAGACGACAAGGAACTGGGGGATGAGCTATGAGAGGGTAAGAAGATAAGGAGTTAACATGAGCATGGCATTCATGAGTCATAGAAATCTGAGTATTCTTAGACACCTTTTGTCAATACAGTTTTCCAGTAAACAATGGCCAGCTGATTACAAATGGAGGGATCCATAATATACTTTGCTCTGTCATGCTTGAGGTCACACACAACGCTACTGTGTCTGTCCTGTTCAGGGAGACTCATATGGAACTTCCTCTTCATATTATATGgttgggcaactccagtcctagGGGGCTCGAATGGTGTCATACATTTTCCCCATGCAGCCTTACCTAAAACACCTAATTAAACAAATTGTATTCTAAACTggagatcatgattagttgatgatTAGTCAGGTGTGTCAACTAGTGCAGGGGCAAAAGTGTCAATCAGGCCCTGCTATAGACCAAGTGTAAATAGCTATGACTCATGGCTACCCAAATCCGATCCTGAACGGCCGAAACACTTCTGGTTTTCATCCCCTTCAAGTCAGAGACTaattcagacctgggacaccagaggAGTGCAATTAACTACTAggtagcaacaacaaaaaagtttttCGGCCTCCAGGACCAGAATTGGGCAGCCCTAAATGTAGTCCGTTGATAAACTATATTGACTTAAATCTAATGTCTTGAGTTTTTCTAGCACTTGCCTTCAGTTATCACACATGGCCTAATGGCGTTTTAAATAAGGAGGAACTGAAACCATAACGCACAATAGCGTTAGATCCAATTAGTTGTACATGTTCATTAACAAAAAGCGTATCTGTTGCCTTCTCAAAAAGTTGGTATAACTTTAGCAAGGCTGCGTGAATGTAGCCAAATAAATGCAGACCTAGTTTGCCCTGTTTAGCCTATAGTCAGACGTGACACTGGTAGCAAATCCTATGGCGCAGTCCAAATGTTGATCCTGCTGCACAAGGTGGTTAGGCTAACTTGCATCCCtggcagtggaggctgttgaggggacgACGGTTCACGTCTGGAACGAAGAAAATGGAATGGCATCCTGTTTGATATCatcccaccaacctcctgtgatcccTGGGGTTTTCGAGTTTGTTTCTAAGCTCCCATTGACAGAAACCCGATGTAAATCCTTGCTGATCTGCGTTGAGGACCTCTAGGCTAATGCAgcctatgagatggtatagttttGTACTATTTCAGTCATAACTCCAGTCTTTAAATCTCACGGTCACTACACATACGCGAATAGACAGTTTTGTGCCCCTCTTTTAACCAAACCATTCACCAACAACGTCACGACAAGAGGACAAAAATCACTTTTTCAACCCCCAAAATAATTTGGCAAAATGCAGTAATGCCTATTTAGAGAAGTAATTTTTCATTTCAAGTACCCAAATGACAGTCGGTCTGTGTGGACAACTGATGTTGTAAACTGCAATTAAAGTCATTTTATAATTTAATTGAGCAACAACTGGTAGcacatacacactgacagaaGGAATTGTCTTGCAATATTAAAGACGACTAAGTCACTTGAGGCAATAAACCGTAGAACAAAAATAAGTAGGAATTCTTACCCCTGGATGCTTCTTTGCGTGTCCCATCGCTATTCTAATCATTTTTTATTGCAGTTGCTCTAATTTATTATAAATGTCAAAATTATTATATTAATTGTGAGTAAGCAATATTAGCAGTGATTCCCAAACCAGCCACTTGCCTCAACCACTCTTATAGGGCCCTCCGTAGTCACGTGTTGTTGATCAAACTCCGAGGGTGATTTACATACAGGCTTGTGGCCAGGGGATCAATAGACCCATCAACTTCGGGACACACTTGTGACTTCAATGATTAAAATCCTGATCTACATTTCAATTATAAAATAGCAtgaaattcaaatgacaaaatggCCGTTGTTGTTTTATAGGCTAAACCTCAGTATCAACTTGTCATTTGGGACAAACCTCGAAAACGGACGCAAACAAATACACGTGTGATATAACTCGCCATTTGCTGTTGCTCTAATTTTTGATTGTTATATTAATTTCAAGATTATTATCCACATTTTAACAAGTCATTTGAAATTAAAAACATTGTGGACGCGTTATAAAGACGGCCTCAAACAAGCTTTTTGGTATCCAAGATTAGACCTGTTGCGTTCTCTGCCCGGTATGGGCTCTCAGGGTtaaggagatgaggaaatgtgttttattttattttacctttatttaaccaggcaagtcagttaagaacacattcttattttcaatgacggaatgtgttttattttattttacctttatttaaccaggcaagtcagttatgaacacattcttattttcaatgacggcctaggaacagtgggttaactgcctgttcaggggcagaacgacagatttgtaccttgtcagctcgggggtttgaactcacaaccttccggttactagtccaacgctctaaccactaggctaccctgccgccccaaaatgtcATCTTGTCCTCGTACTATACCTTTCCTCTTGGAACATATTGAGCATAGCATGTACTAGCCCATCAACTGGGGTTTAGAGCAAATTGATTAAACaatcttgatttttttttttaagaagagAATGCAGGCATAGAAATGTGAGCACTCTTACATGCCCTTTGTCAAGTGTGTCCCTGTAAACAATGACCAGCTGATAAAGCTGATTACACAGGGGGGGATCCATAATACTTACCTCTGTCATGCGTTAGGTCATACGACCGATGATGCTACTTtctcactatgtgtgtgtgtacaaagttTAAAACAAAAATGAAACATTACCTAAGAGAAATACTTAAGAGATGAGAGATtataagagagcgagagagtagcTACTCGTGAAAAGCTGTACTTGCCACAGGCAAGAGAACCAGGAACACACTTCCTGCTGCTCTTAGGGCCATTGCGGCGTTTCCCTCTCTGCAGTAATAGAAACATTGAAATAGTCAACAAAAGCACTCTTTATAGCTGGTTAATACCTAAGCTGTGGTGTAAATAATAGCTTATTCAACACAAAATTAGTACCCAATGTTGCTCTCAGCCCGTTTTATTCACATCACCCAAATACATTGAACAACGTCATATCTTGGTTTTTCAGCCACATTTCACTGATTCCTATTTATTGAAAAATATTTATCTAAACGACTTACTCCGCCTTTCCGCCTTTAGTGAAGGACAAATTATAATGAAGAAATAAAAACGAAGATGTCTTGATTGTGTAGGCTATGCCTTCAGACCCCAGAATACtaggtggaagcacctttggcagccattacagctgtgaaccCTTTTGAATAATATTCAATAATATTAATATTCAATATCAACTTGAAACAAGAATTAGGGCAAAAATGACCTTGTCTTGAATGCAACCATCTAATCGATGCCTATGAAAAAGCGAGACACATATTTTAGGCTGACGTCCATCTAGCCTGGAGGAGAAAATAAAAGACAGACCGTGAATATGTGCACTCACTGGTCATATCGCCACTATAGTTCCAATAAAATAAACAAGGCTACTGTTTGCTCAATAGCCTATCGCTAGTTGAGAATTTTGATAGCATAACTAAAGACAGATTTGTTTTTTTCTTGGTCTCCTCTCTTCTGTGTTTTTTTCCAGAGATTTGTATTTAGATTTTAGACCTAGGTCTATTTTAGATGCATATAACTGCATTTCAACAATCGGCtataatccatgccttctgggaatgcAATAAAGTCCAATTGGCGGGGTGTTCGAAAAGTGTCTGTCAGAAGTATCacaatgtaaatgtattttgaatccgtctgtctgcatatttcaagacatgggaAAGGAGAtggatacctagtcagtggtggcacaactgaatgcattcaaccaaaatctGTCTACTGcattttaacccaacccctctgaccCAGAGAGTTGCGGGGTCTGCCTTATTAATCGATATCCACGTCCTCGGCTCCCCgagagcagttgttgttggtggttaactgccttgttcaaggacagaacggcagatttttgcCGGCTCGGGGATTTtaaccagcgaccttttggttactggcccaagcgcttaaccgctaggctacctgatgcAGTGAGATACCCAATTG of the Oncorhynchus kisutch isolate 150728-3 linkage group LG17, Okis_V2, whole genome shotgun sequence genome contains:
- the LOC109907808 gene encoding cytochrome c oxidase subunit NDUFA4-like, whose translation is MIRIAMGHAKKHPGLIPQFLVVLLGIGGASMYLFRLANGPHVNWNKKNNPEPWNQLDPTYQYKFVAIGTDYKNLKKEGPQF